One stretch of Centroberyx gerrardi isolate f3 chromosome 13, fCenGer3.hap1.cur.20231027, whole genome shotgun sequence DNA includes these proteins:
- the pigr gene encoding polymeric immunoglobulin receptor isoform X2, with protein MPQLLILTLGLLAWIPASLCRVTTVEEHAVLEGRSVTVPCHYEPQYASYVKYWCQGRMRDFCTSLARTDTPLSADLAKEKVSIYDDPVQLVFTVTMTDLKEGDTGWYWCGVEVGGMWSADDAASTYINVIHGMTVVNSRVSGEEGSSVTVECLYSERYRESEKKWCRSGDWSSCLLTGSEGSYDDTSVAISDDRTGAFTVTLKKLQMRDAGWYWCAAGQQQMAVHVMVTPPASTTVSVTSPPTPSQSVAYLSPPKHIMKESWDTHRHIFESVVVCVSLMLLVGMAILARKMWKQHKKEHRQAEELKARLGEYPGEVGDLQNGAVIFLNRDSQNVQMF; from the exons ATGCCACAACTCCTCATACTCACCCTCGGCCTGTTAGCATGGATCCCAG CCTCTCTATGTAGGGTAACCACCGTGGAAGAGCACGCCGTCCTGGAGGGCCGATCCGTCACGGTCCCGTGTCATTATGAGCCTCAGTACGCCAGCTATGTAAAGTACTGGTGTCAAGGGAGAATGAGGGATTTCTGCACCAGCTTAGCTCGAACAGACACCCCCCTTTCGGCCGATCTGGCCAAGGAGAAGGTGAGCATCTATGACGACCCGGTCCAGCTGGTGTTCACGGTGACCATGACGGACCTGAAGGAAGGGGACACCGGCTGGTACTGGTGTGGCGTGGAGGTGGGCGGCATGTGGAGCGCTGATGACGCCGCCTCCACTTACATCAATGTCATTCACG GTATGACAGTGGTGAACAGCAGAGTgagtggagaggaagggagcAGTGTCACTGTTGAGTGCCTCTACAGTGAGAGATACAG agaaagtgagaagaaGTGGTGTCGGAGTGGAGACTGGAGCTCCTGTCTGCTGACGGGCTCTGAAGGGAGCTACGACGACACTTCAGTGGCCATCAGCGATGACAGAACTGGGGCTTTTACTGTAACCTTAAAGAAACTGCAGATGAGAGACGCAGGCTGGTACTGGTGCGCCGCAGGACAGCAGCAGATGGCCGTGCACGTGATGGTCACACCTCCAGCCTCAACCA CGGTGTCTGTGACATCCCCACCTACACCAAGTCAGTCTGTTGCATACCTGTCTCCACCCAAACACATTATGAAGGAGTCCTGGGACACTCACAG GCACATTTTTGAGtctgtggtggtgtgtgtatctctcATGCTCCTGGTGGGCATGGCTATATTAGCAAGAAAGATGTGGAAGCAGCACA AGAAGGAACATAGGCAAGCAGAGGAACTGAAAGCAAGGCTTGGG GAGTATCCGGGGGAAGTGGGCGACCTGCAGAACGGCGCCGTCATTTTCCTCAACAGGGATTCCCAGAATGTGCAGATGTTCTGA
- the pigr gene encoding polymeric immunoglobulin receptor isoform X1 — protein sequence MPQLLILTLGLLAWIPASLCRVTTVEEHAVLEGRSVTVPCHYEPQYASYVKYWCQGRMRDFCTSLARTDTPLSADLAKEKVSIYDDPVQLVFTVTMTDLKEGDTGWYWCGVEVGGMWSADDAASTYINVIHGMTVVNSRVSGEEGSSVTVECLYSERYRESEKKWCRSGDWSSCLLTGSEGSYDDTSVAISDDRTGAFTVTLKKLQMRDAGWYWCAAGQQQMAVHVMVTPPASTTAVSVTSPPTPSQSVAYLSPPKHIMKESWDTHRHIFESVVVCVSLMLLVGMAILARKMWKQHKKEHRQAEELKARLGEYPGEVGDLQNGAVIFLNRDSQNVQMF from the exons ATGCCACAACTCCTCATACTCACCCTCGGCCTGTTAGCATGGATCCCAG CCTCTCTATGTAGGGTAACCACCGTGGAAGAGCACGCCGTCCTGGAGGGCCGATCCGTCACGGTCCCGTGTCATTATGAGCCTCAGTACGCCAGCTATGTAAAGTACTGGTGTCAAGGGAGAATGAGGGATTTCTGCACCAGCTTAGCTCGAACAGACACCCCCCTTTCGGCCGATCTGGCCAAGGAGAAGGTGAGCATCTATGACGACCCGGTCCAGCTGGTGTTCACGGTGACCATGACGGACCTGAAGGAAGGGGACACCGGCTGGTACTGGTGTGGCGTGGAGGTGGGCGGCATGTGGAGCGCTGATGACGCCGCCTCCACTTACATCAATGTCATTCACG GTATGACAGTGGTGAACAGCAGAGTgagtggagaggaagggagcAGTGTCACTGTTGAGTGCCTCTACAGTGAGAGATACAG agaaagtgagaagaaGTGGTGTCGGAGTGGAGACTGGAGCTCCTGTCTGCTGACGGGCTCTGAAGGGAGCTACGACGACACTTCAGTGGCCATCAGCGATGACAGAACTGGGGCTTTTACTGTAACCTTAAAGAAACTGCAGATGAGAGACGCAGGCTGGTACTGGTGCGCCGCAGGACAGCAGCAGATGGCCGTGCACGTGATGGTCACACCTCCAGCCTCAACCA CAGCGGTGTCTGTGACATCCCCACCTACACCAAGTCAGTCTGTTGCATACCTGTCTCCACCCAAACACATTATGAAGGAGTCCTGGGACACTCACAG GCACATTTTTGAGtctgtggtggtgtgtgtatctctcATGCTCCTGGTGGGCATGGCTATATTAGCAAGAAAGATGTGGAAGCAGCACA AGAAGGAACATAGGCAAGCAGAGGAACTGAAAGCAAGGCTTGGG GAGTATCCGGGGGAAGTGGGCGACCTGCAGAACGGCGCCGTCATTTTCCTCAACAGGGATTCCCAGAATGTGCAGATGTTCTGA
- the dad1 gene encoding dolichyl-diphosphooligosaccharide--protein glycosyltransferase subunit DAD1, translating to MSNSVISVISRFLEEYTTTTPNKLKVVDAYLLYILLTGALQFLYCLLVGTFPFNSFLSGFISCVGSFILAVCLRIQINPQNKGEFLSISPERAFADFLFAHTVLHLVVMNFIG from the exons ATGTCGAACTCGGTCATATCGGTTATTTCTCGGTTCCTGGAGGAGTACACCACCACGACGCCCAACAAGCTGAAAGTGGTAGATGCATATTTGCTGTACATCTTGCTGACAGGAGCGCTGCAGTTCCTCTACTGTCTGCTCGTCGGCACCTTCCCCTTCAACAGCTTCTTGTCGGGCTTCATCTCGTGTGTGGGCTCTTTTATTCTCGCAG TGTGTCTTCGTATCCAGATCAACCCACAGAACAAAGGAGAGTTCCTGTCCATCTCCCCGGAGAGGGCCTTTGCTGACTTTCTATTCGCTCACACCGTCCTCCATCTCGTCGTGATGAACTTCATTGGTTGA